Proteins co-encoded in one Pseudopipra pipra isolate bDixPip1 chromosome 12, bDixPip1.hap1, whole genome shotgun sequence genomic window:
- the WDR93 gene encoding WD repeat-containing protein 93: protein MAANIRRHPLEIPPPSEKDWPKDDEEDFFLQDPDRKCDELPQPFRMINKVVMEVFESAMEIIERREMLREAQKRKVQPTKCSPTAEFQVTGRANCLAVSGKYIFVGVSVGLAAFSTCDCKEICAWDAVKTEICALHASDLGNESHVLLAVDEMGLVWLFCFHKESFLLVKALNEVGDISKRSTCVEVVLSPGGDYAGVLLQGNTKAWLEIYQLPKDSWLREMEENSEAAAGLACSERRPSRTSAETQELHEDSSAEMDFPVSANQDGPKLDLPVLLLTVKPPKPITGSSFESPLDALKEVDDGNMLGLGYNHLIKDFQWELQERIFRSTYREYLEAEGVIKEEVPRHATFHFLLPSQVLQVGPDMEVQPDVPAGIGVHWGGNHNFCLYLLNHPLNEQVDSDLKPDVVWPCAAPIACSAVSSCSRYLALAGEDATITIWDKHLGFPLSVTAILEERFIRSIHFLRSSAAASDDTPCPGTDPVCPIVQLLVLCTDSSYYLVKAPWAGKSSITLLADRPEDPNLTVSAVVPILAFPSAVLIFSWDGTVSLMNTDTSQTLYCFSTPLSHAVASPWQPVFTVDSVNSCLLLRGDEQQQDNELAQSKASHSTIFLFDFNPLKEAFPKEPDLPHKSLQNLPWFERCNVFLRDRQQSPLGLEEPKYWSRLKARAAAMDKEKQKVKGQKKQ, encoded by the exons ATGGCTGCGAATATCCGGAGGCATCCCCTGGAGATTCCCCCACCATCTGAAAAGGACTGGCCGAAGGATGATGAGGAAGATTTCTTCCTGCAAGATCCTGATCGGAAGTGCGATGAGTTGCCTCAGCCCTTCAGGATGATCAACAAAGTGGTGATGGAGGTCTTTGAGAGTGCTATGGAAATCATTGAGAGAAGGGAAATGCTCCGAGAAGCACAAAAACGGAAGGTCCAGCCCACAAAATGCTCTCCTACAGCTGAATTCCAG GTGACTGGAAGAGCCAATTGCCTTGCAGTGTCTGGAAAATACATCTTCGTTGGTGTGTCTGTGGGTCTGGCTGCCTTCAGCACATGTGACTGTAAGGAAATCTGTGCTTGGGATGCAGTCAAGACAGAGATCTGTGCCCTCCATGCCTCAGATTTGGGGAATGAGAGCCATGTCCTGCTTGCTGTGGATGAAATGG GGCTTGTCTGGCTCTTCTGCTTTCATAAGGAAAGCTTCCTGCTCGTTAAAGCCCTAAATGAAGTG GGGGATATCAGCAAGAGAAGCACTTGTGTGGAGGTGGTGCTGTCCCCGGGCGGTGATTACGCAGGAGTCCTGCTGCAAGGCAA TACAAAAGCTTGGCTGGAGATCTACCAATTGCCTAAGGATTCctggctgagggagatggaaGAGAACTCagaagctgcagcagggctggcttgCAGTGAGAGGAGGCCAAGCCGTACATCTGCG GAAACTCAGGAACTGCATGAAGACAGTTCTGCAGAGATG GACTTTCCAGTGTCTGCAAACCAAGATGGTCCAAAGCTGgatctcccagtgctgctgctgacagtgaaGCCACCCAAACCCATTACAG GCAGTAGTTTTGAAAGCCCATTGGATGCCTTGAAGGAAGTGGATGATGGCAACATGCTTGGCTTGGGGTACAATCACCTGATCAAGGATTtccagtgggagctgcaggaaagaaTCTTCCGTAGCACGTACCGGGAGTATCTGGAGGCTGAGGGTGTGATCAAGGAGGAGGTCCCCAG acatGCTAcctttcatttccttctgcCTAGCCAGGTCCTACAGGTGGGACCTGATATGGAAGTACAACCAG ATGTTCCAGCTGGCATTGGTGTGCACTGGGGTGGAAACCACAATTTCTGCTTGTACTTACTTAATCATCCACTCAATGAGCAAGTGG ATTCTGATCTGAAACCTGATGTTGTGTGGCCTTGTGCAGCTCCGATTGCATGCTCGGCTGTCAGTTCCTGCTCCAGGTACCTGGCACTGGCAGGTGAAGATGCAACAATAACTATTTGGGATAAACACCTAG gATTCCCACTGTCTGTAACTGCCATTCTAGAGGAACGTTTCATCCGTAGTATCCACTTTCTGCGGAGTTCTGCAGCTGCCAGTGATGACACACCTTGTCCTGGTACAGATCCTGTCTGTCCCATTGTGCAGCTTCTTGTGCTATGTACAGACAGCTCTTACTATTTGGTGAAAGCACCCTGGGCCGGGAAGTCCAGCATCACACTCCTGGCAGACAG GCCTGAAGACCCAAATCTTACTGTCAGTGCAGTGGTGCCCATCCTGGCCTTCCCCAGTGCA GTCCTGATTTTCTCCTGGGATGGCACAGTGTCCCTGATGaacactgacacatcacagactCTTTACTGCTTCAGTACTCCACTTTCTCATGCTGTAGCATCCCCCTGGCAGCCAGTGTTCACAGTGGATAGTGTAAATTCCTGCTTGCTGCTTCGAG GAGATGAGCAGCAGCAAGACAATGAATTGGCACAGAGCAAAGCCAGTCACAGCACCATCTTCCTTTTTGATTTCAACCCACTGAAGGAGGCTTTCCCAAAGGAACCAGATTTGCCTCACAAATCCTTGCAGAACCTACCATGGTTTGAGAGATGTAACGTTTTCTTGCGTGATAG GCAGCAGAGCCCGCTGGGACTGGAAGAGCCTAAGTACTGGAGTCGTCTGAAGGCACGAGCAGCTGCCATGGAtaaggagaaacagaaagtgAAGGGACAGAAGAAGCAGTAG
- the PEX11A gene encoding peroxisomal membrane protein 11A — translation MEGFVGFTNRCQGRDQLFRATQYTCMLLSYLIKNKADKKKLVMKLKQLESSMSSGRKMFRLGNMVHALVAARKTAELPDVVPRFCLTASNLTRALYFVCDAVLWVRSVGLQPDIDKPKWSNWATKCYYYSVLLNLARDWYEISQRLEQAAQEEKAKENSCWDKHNGELNCVKCGGSRGFLLLLFQILKRNPPLLLDLVKNLCDLSGPLDTLGIYKTNPGVIGFCGVLSSLVGILTLASPHLKL, via the exons ATGGAGGGGTTCGTGGGCTTCACCAACCGCTGCCAGGGCCGCGACCAGCTCTTCCG agCCACTCAGTACACATGCATGTTGCTTAGCTATTTAATAAAGAATAAGGCTGATAAAAAGAAGCTGGTAATGAAACTCAAGCAGTTGGAATCTAGCATGAGCTCTGGCCGGAAAA TGTTCAGACTGGGCAACATGGTACACGCCTTGGTGGCAGCCAGGAaaactgcagagctgccagatgTGGTTCCTCGTTTCTGCCTCACAGCCTCCAACCTGACCCGTGCCCTGTACTTCGTGTGCGACGCCGTGCTCTGGGTGAGGAGCGTCGGGCTCCAGCCCGACATTGACAAGCCCAAGTGGAGCAATTGGGCCACCAAGTGCTACTACTACTCAGTCCTGCTGAATCTAGCCAGGGACTGGTATGAGATCTCCCAGAGGCTGGAACAAGCTGCAcaggaagaaaaggcaaaggagAATTCCTGCTGGGACAAACACAACGGGGAGCTAAACTGTGTGAAATGTGGTGGTTCGCGCggttttctcctcctgctctttcAGATCCTGAAAAGAAATCCTCCTTTGCTGCTGGACTTGGTGAAGAACCTCTGTGATCTCTCAGGCCCTTTGGATACACTGGGAATCTACAAGACCAACCCAGGAGTGATTGGTTTCTGCGGTGTCCTCTCCTCCCTGGTGGGGATCCTCACATTAGCAAGCCCACATCTGAAGCTTTAA
- the PLIN1 gene encoding perilipin-1 isoform X1 — MSGVKSPCIPAVPQAVQGRQQRGFSAIICSQLRWLQGTFWPVSTTIRQLPNPRNWEVGPRSGGSGQSTEHHPQRTRVKGQCSHQPLLLLCWERAAPRGVCGSQLCFAGGCATMTVKKSQTLQNGSAKENVLQRVLQLPVVSSTCESLQRTYTSTKEAHPLMASVCEVYERGMQGAGALAMWGMEPVVRRLEPQFAVANNLACRGLDHLEEKIPALQYPVDKLASELKDTISCPLQSAKSTIGSSMDKIIELAAEGYEATKSTVETTAKYTRKNSVTQMAAAGVDTALGGLEKLMEYLLPEEDEEADQKPKKKHQSTAKVSQQQASTASSASAPSAPSGCSTPSAPSTPSSPSTLGRIGALVSSVSHRAYQQTTQSLQRAKTKGQELATWIPIVGSLAKPSIPAAPPAHSDRQSSTRRQSKAPEQKQEKAGKKDNNHSKAGEDPGLVGSVAHNLQSACSSGISTVKKVPAVAWDAAEGLILFTPRRLSRAMETVDALGGTLVSAPKHLLGTLYSFVPLRRQSVKEAEAPKGSKSDPEKTEKKEEKEDTKAAAPSAEEKSQLRGDWRYRGHHPLSFLGLEDPLFLRHSYYRSPAFEPEYPFPRKSAFSPYNRRVSEGSYRFSPEPMYSRAYYGNLYTPVFKKD; from the exons ATGAGTGGTGTTAAATCCCCGTGCATCCCAGCTGTAccacaggctgtgcagggaagACAACAAAGGGGATTTTCTGCCATCATCTGTTCCCAATTACGGTGGCTTCAGGGAACTTTTTGGCCAGTTTCCACCACAATCCGTCAGCTTCCAAACCCACGCAACTGGGAGGTGGGGCCTCGTAGTGGTGGTAGTGGCCAGAGCACAGAGCATCACCCTCAGAGGACCCGGGTGAAGGGACAGTGCAGCCACCaacctctgctcctgctctgctgggaacGGGCTGCCCCTCG TGGGGTCTGCGGCTCCCAACTTTGCTTTGCAGGTGGATGCGCCACGATGACAGTGAAGAAGAGTCAGACTCTGCAGAATGGAAGTGCCAAG GAGAACGTGCTGCAGAGGGTCCTGCAGCTGCCAGTGGTGAGCTCAACCTGTGAGAGCCTCCAGCGGACCTACACCAGCACCAAGGAGGCCCACCCACTGATGGCCTCGGTGTGTGAGGTGTACGAGCGGGGCATGCAGGGCGCTGGTGCCTTGGCCATGTGGGGCATGGAGCCCGTGGTGCGCAGGCTGGAGCCACAGT TTGCTGTGGCCAACAACCTGGCTTGCCGTGGCTTGGACCACCTGGAGGAGAAGATCCCTGCCCTGCAGTATCCAGTTGATAAG CTTGCATCTGAACTGAAAGACACCATCTCCTGCCCCCTCCAAAGTGCCAAAAGCACCATTGGCAGCTCCATGGATAAGATCATAGAGCTGGCAGCGGAGGGCTATGAGGCCACCAAGAGCACGGTGGAAACGACGGCAAAGTACACAAGGAAGAACTCGGTGACCCAGATGGCAGCTGCGGGGGTCgacacagccctgggagggctggagaAGTTGATGGAGTACCTGCTGCCAGAGGAGGATGAAGAAGCAG ATCAGAAGCCCAAAAAGAAACATCAGTCAACAGCAAAGGTCTCCCAGCAGCaggccagcactgccagctctgccagtgctcccagtgctcccagtggtTGCAGCACACCCAGTGCACCCAGCactcccagttctcccagcaCCCTGGGCCGGATTGGTGCCTTGGTTAGCTCTGTCTCCCACCGTGCTTACCAGCAAACCACTCAAAGCCTCCAGCGTGCCAAAACCAAAGGGCAGGAGCTGGCCACCTGGATCCCCATCGTG GGCAGCCTGGCCAAGCCGAGCATACCCGCGGCACCGCCGGCCCACAGtgacaggcagagcagcacccGGCGGCAGAGCAAGGCACCAGAGCAGAAGCAGGAGAAGGCAGGGAAGAAAGACAACAACCACAGCAAG GCAGGGGAggaccctgggctggtgggcaGCGTGGCTCACAACCTGCAAAGCGCCTGCTCCTCCGGCATCTCCACTGTGAAGAAGGTCCCAGCCGTGGCCTGGGATGCGGCAGAGGGGTTGATCCTCTTCACCCCCCGCAGGCTGTCCAGGGCCATGGAAACAGTGGATGCTCTCGGGGGGACCCTCGTCAGTGCCCCTAAGCATCTGCTGGGCACCCTGTACAGCTTCGTGCCG CTCCGCAGGCAGTCAGTGAAGGAAGCAGAGGCACCCAAGGGCAGCAAGTCCGACCCGGAGAAGacagagaagaaggaagagaaggaggacaCCAAGGCTGCTGCCCCCTCCGCTGAGGAGAAATCCCAGCTGAGAGGTGACTGGCGGTACCGTGGCCATCACCCCCTCTCCTTCCTGGGGCTCGAGGACCCCCTCTTCCTGCGGCACAGCTACTACCGCAGCCCTGCCTTCGAGCCCGAGTACCCCTTCCCGCGGAAATCCGCCTTCTCCCCCTACAACAGGCGGGTGAGTGAGGGCTCCTACCGCTTCAGCCCCGAGCCCATGTACAGCCGGGCTTACTATGGCAACCTCTACACTCCTGTCTTCAAGAAAGACTGA
- the PLIN1 gene encoding perilipin-1 isoform X2: MSGVKSPCIPAVPQAVQGRQQRGFSAIICSQLRWLQGTFWPVSTTIRQLPNPRNWEVGPRSGGSGQSTEHHPQRTRVKGQCSHQPLLLLCWERAAPRGVCGSQLCFAGGCATMTVKKSQTLQNGSAKENVLQRVLQLPVVSSTCESLQRTYTSTKEAHPLMASVCEVYERGMQGAGALAMWGMEPVVRRLEPQFAVANNLACRGLDHLEEKIPALQYPVDKLASELKDTISCPLQSAKSTIGSSMDKIIELAAEGYEATKSTVETTAKYTRKNSVTQMAAAGVDTALGGLEKLMEYLLPEEDEEADQKPKKKHQSTAKVSQQQASTASSASAPSAPSGCSTPSAPSTPSSPSTLGRIGALVSSVSHRAYQQTTQSLQRAKTKGQELATWIPIVGSLAKPSIPAAPPAHSDRQSSTRRQSKAPEQKQEKAGKKDNNHSKAGEDPGLVGSVAHNLQSACSSGISTVKKVPAVAWDAAEGLILFTPRRLSRAMETVDALGGTLVSAPKHLLGTLYSFVPLRRQSVKEAEAPKGSKSDPEKTEKKEEKEDTKAAAPSAEEKSQLRGDWRYRGHHPLSFLGLEDPLFLRHSYYRSPAFEPEYPFPRKSAFSPYNRRGPSLATDCSSMEGLKIPTDQQDS; the protein is encoded by the exons ATGAGTGGTGTTAAATCCCCGTGCATCCCAGCTGTAccacaggctgtgcagggaagACAACAAAGGGGATTTTCTGCCATCATCTGTTCCCAATTACGGTGGCTTCAGGGAACTTTTTGGCCAGTTTCCACCACAATCCGTCAGCTTCCAAACCCACGCAACTGGGAGGTGGGGCCTCGTAGTGGTGGTAGTGGCCAGAGCACAGAGCATCACCCTCAGAGGACCCGGGTGAAGGGACAGTGCAGCCACCaacctctgctcctgctctgctgggaacGGGCTGCCCCTCG TGGGGTCTGCGGCTCCCAACTTTGCTTTGCAGGTGGATGCGCCACGATGACAGTGAAGAAGAGTCAGACTCTGCAGAATGGAAGTGCCAAG GAGAACGTGCTGCAGAGGGTCCTGCAGCTGCCAGTGGTGAGCTCAACCTGTGAGAGCCTCCAGCGGACCTACACCAGCACCAAGGAGGCCCACCCACTGATGGCCTCGGTGTGTGAGGTGTACGAGCGGGGCATGCAGGGCGCTGGTGCCTTGGCCATGTGGGGCATGGAGCCCGTGGTGCGCAGGCTGGAGCCACAGT TTGCTGTGGCCAACAACCTGGCTTGCCGTGGCTTGGACCACCTGGAGGAGAAGATCCCTGCCCTGCAGTATCCAGTTGATAAG CTTGCATCTGAACTGAAAGACACCATCTCCTGCCCCCTCCAAAGTGCCAAAAGCACCATTGGCAGCTCCATGGATAAGATCATAGAGCTGGCAGCGGAGGGCTATGAGGCCACCAAGAGCACGGTGGAAACGACGGCAAAGTACACAAGGAAGAACTCGGTGACCCAGATGGCAGCTGCGGGGGTCgacacagccctgggagggctggagaAGTTGATGGAGTACCTGCTGCCAGAGGAGGATGAAGAAGCAG ATCAGAAGCCCAAAAAGAAACATCAGTCAACAGCAAAGGTCTCCCAGCAGCaggccagcactgccagctctgccagtgctcccagtgctcccagtggtTGCAGCACACCCAGTGCACCCAGCactcccagttctcccagcaCCCTGGGCCGGATTGGTGCCTTGGTTAGCTCTGTCTCCCACCGTGCTTACCAGCAAACCACTCAAAGCCTCCAGCGTGCCAAAACCAAAGGGCAGGAGCTGGCCACCTGGATCCCCATCGTG GGCAGCCTGGCCAAGCCGAGCATACCCGCGGCACCGCCGGCCCACAGtgacaggcagagcagcacccGGCGGCAGAGCAAGGCACCAGAGCAGAAGCAGGAGAAGGCAGGGAAGAAAGACAACAACCACAGCAAG GCAGGGGAggaccctgggctggtgggcaGCGTGGCTCACAACCTGCAAAGCGCCTGCTCCTCCGGCATCTCCACTGTGAAGAAGGTCCCAGCCGTGGCCTGGGATGCGGCAGAGGGGTTGATCCTCTTCACCCCCCGCAGGCTGTCCAGGGCCATGGAAACAGTGGATGCTCTCGGGGGGACCCTCGTCAGTGCCCCTAAGCATCTGCTGGGCACCCTGTACAGCTTCGTGCCG CTCCGCAGGCAGTCAGTGAAGGAAGCAGAGGCACCCAAGGGCAGCAAGTCCGACCCGGAGAAGacagagaagaaggaagagaaggaggacaCCAAGGCTGCTGCCCCCTCCGCTGAGGAGAAATCCCAGCTGAGAGGTGACTGGCGGTACCGTGGCCATCACCCCCTCTCCTTCCTGGGGCTCGAGGACCCCCTCTTCCTGCGGCACAGCTACTACCGCAGCCCTGCCTTCGAGCCCGAGTACCCCTTCCCGCGGAAATCCGCCTTCTCCCCCTACAACAGGCGG GGCCCATCCCTGGCCACAGATTGCTCCTCCATGGAGGGGCTGAAGATTCCCACTGACCAGCAGGATTCATGA
- the PLIN1 gene encoding perilipin-1 isoform X3, with amino-acid sequence MTVKKSQTLQNGSAKENVLQRVLQLPVVSSTCESLQRTYTSTKEAHPLMASVCEVYERGMQGAGALAMWGMEPVVRRLEPQFAVANNLACRGLDHLEEKIPALQYPVDKLASELKDTISCPLQSAKSTIGSSMDKIIELAAEGYEATKSTVETTAKYTRKNSVTQMAAAGVDTALGGLEKLMEYLLPEEDEEADQKPKKKHQSTAKVSQQQASTASSASAPSAPSGCSTPSAPSTPSSPSTLGRIGALVSSVSHRAYQQTTQSLQRAKTKGQELATWIPIVGSLAKPSIPAAPPAHSDRQSSTRRQSKAPEQKQEKAGKKDNNHSKAGEDPGLVGSVAHNLQSACSSGISTVKKVPAVAWDAAEGLILFTPRRLSRAMETVDALGGTLVSAPKHLLGTLYSFVPLRRQSVKEAEAPKGSKSDPEKTEKKEEKEDTKAAAPSAEEKSQLRGDWRYRGHHPLSFLGLEDPLFLRHSYYRSPAFEPEYPFPRKSAFSPYNRRVSEGSYRFSPEPMYSRAYYGNLYTPVFKKD; translated from the exons ATGACAGTGAAGAAGAGTCAGACTCTGCAGAATGGAAGTGCCAAG GAGAACGTGCTGCAGAGGGTCCTGCAGCTGCCAGTGGTGAGCTCAACCTGTGAGAGCCTCCAGCGGACCTACACCAGCACCAAGGAGGCCCACCCACTGATGGCCTCGGTGTGTGAGGTGTACGAGCGGGGCATGCAGGGCGCTGGTGCCTTGGCCATGTGGGGCATGGAGCCCGTGGTGCGCAGGCTGGAGCCACAGT TTGCTGTGGCCAACAACCTGGCTTGCCGTGGCTTGGACCACCTGGAGGAGAAGATCCCTGCCCTGCAGTATCCAGTTGATAAG CTTGCATCTGAACTGAAAGACACCATCTCCTGCCCCCTCCAAAGTGCCAAAAGCACCATTGGCAGCTCCATGGATAAGATCATAGAGCTGGCAGCGGAGGGCTATGAGGCCACCAAGAGCACGGTGGAAACGACGGCAAAGTACACAAGGAAGAACTCGGTGACCCAGATGGCAGCTGCGGGGGTCgacacagccctgggagggctggagaAGTTGATGGAGTACCTGCTGCCAGAGGAGGATGAAGAAGCAG ATCAGAAGCCCAAAAAGAAACATCAGTCAACAGCAAAGGTCTCCCAGCAGCaggccagcactgccagctctgccagtgctcccagtgctcccagtggtTGCAGCACACCCAGTGCACCCAGCactcccagttctcccagcaCCCTGGGCCGGATTGGTGCCTTGGTTAGCTCTGTCTCCCACCGTGCTTACCAGCAAACCACTCAAAGCCTCCAGCGTGCCAAAACCAAAGGGCAGGAGCTGGCCACCTGGATCCCCATCGTG GGCAGCCTGGCCAAGCCGAGCATACCCGCGGCACCGCCGGCCCACAGtgacaggcagagcagcacccGGCGGCAGAGCAAGGCACCAGAGCAGAAGCAGGAGAAGGCAGGGAAGAAAGACAACAACCACAGCAAG GCAGGGGAggaccctgggctggtgggcaGCGTGGCTCACAACCTGCAAAGCGCCTGCTCCTCCGGCATCTCCACTGTGAAGAAGGTCCCAGCCGTGGCCTGGGATGCGGCAGAGGGGTTGATCCTCTTCACCCCCCGCAGGCTGTCCAGGGCCATGGAAACAGTGGATGCTCTCGGGGGGACCCTCGTCAGTGCCCCTAAGCATCTGCTGGGCACCCTGTACAGCTTCGTGCCG CTCCGCAGGCAGTCAGTGAAGGAAGCAGAGGCACCCAAGGGCAGCAAGTCCGACCCGGAGAAGacagagaagaaggaagagaaggaggacaCCAAGGCTGCTGCCCCCTCCGCTGAGGAGAAATCCCAGCTGAGAGGTGACTGGCGGTACCGTGGCCATCACCCCCTCTCCTTCCTGGGGCTCGAGGACCCCCTCTTCCTGCGGCACAGCTACTACCGCAGCCCTGCCTTCGAGCCCGAGTACCCCTTCCCGCGGAAATCCGCCTTCTCCCCCTACAACAGGCGGGTGAGTGAGGGCTCCTACCGCTTCAGCCCCGAGCCCATGTACAGCCGGGCTTACTATGGCAACCTCTACACTCCTGTCTTCAAGAAAGACTGA
- the LOC135420972 gene encoding ras-related and estrogen-regulated growth inhibitor-like protein, producing the protein MGLRLPLRRSTSFTPDHPALMEVPGPTALKMEANVLVMGADNVGKSALTVRFLTRRFIGEYGDMEFIYSHSVTVDGREILFHIWDAPNSQEQTEDGSSEEKRIQWADSFVLVYSICDRASFNILPLKIQFIKAAKEGQSQEKVPIVIVGNKRDLHHQRVVSSEEGRLLALSLDCGFYEVSAAEAYHGALMVFHGLAKRIPDTKLALKKGTGIRGIVKTMSAVFTRKRTDSL; encoded by the exons ATGGGGCTCCGGCTGCCTCTGCGCCGGAGCACCAGCTTCACCCCCGACCACCCTGCCCTCATGGAGGTGCCTGGCCCCACTGCCCTGAAGATGGAAGCAAATGTCCTTGTTATGGGAGCGGACAATGTGGGGAAATCAG ctctgactGTGCGTTTCCTGACCCGGCGCTTTATCGGGGAGTACGGAGACATGG AATTCATCTACAGCCACAGCGTGACGGTGGATGGCCGAGAAATTCTCTTCCACATCTGGGATGCCCCCAATTCTCAG gAGCAGACAGAGGATGGCTCCTCAGAGGAGAAGCGAATCCAGTGGGCAGACAGCTTTGTCCTGGTCTACAGTATCTGTGACCGTGCTAGTTTCAACATCCTGCCCCTTAAAATCCAGTTCATCAAGGCAGCCAAGgaggggcagagccaggagaaggTGCCCATCGTCATTGTGGGCAACAAACGGGACCTGCACCACCAGCGGGTGGTGTCCAGCGAGGAGGGTCGGCTCCTTGCTCTCTCTTTAGACTGTGGTTTCTATGAGGTCTCTGCAGCTGAGGCTTATCATGGGGCCCTCATGGTCTTCCATGGACTGGCCAAACGCATCCCAGACACCAAACTGGCACTGAAAAAGGGTACAGGGATCCGTGGCATCGTCAAGACCATGTCGGCTGTGTTTACCCGCAAACGAACGGACTCCCTCTGA